The following nucleotide sequence is from Salvia miltiorrhiza cultivar Shanhuang (shh) chromosome 7, IMPLAD_Smil_shh, whole genome shotgun sequence.
CATGCAAGAGGAATTGGTTGGGTGGTTGTCGGCCAATTATTTGCCTTGATGGATGCCACCTGAAAAGTATGGCTGGTGGAGTGTTGCTCACTGCAGTAGGTAAGGATGCAAATGATGGAATCATGCCATTAGCTTGGGCAGTAGTGAGTAAGGAAAACAAGGTAAATTGGACTTGGTTTATGAAGCTAATGAAGAGAGAGTTAGACTTGGGGGAAGGTGATAGAGTGACTATTATTTCGGACATGCAAAAGGTACGTTCTAATTCATGTTATTCAATTTGTTGTATTTACTATGGAATACTAATATTTCAACTGCCATTTGTAGGGGCTCATTAATGCTGTGGAAACCATATTGCCAAGAGCGGAACATAGATGGTGTGCTAGACACATCTATGCCAATTGGTCGAAGAAATGGAGGGGTCCAGAGTTGAAGAAACGATTCTGGATTTGTGCTTGGAGCTCGTATGAAGAGGAGTTCAAGGAAAACCTGGTAAAGGTTGGAGACATCAAGCAGAAAGCTGCAGAGGAACTTGTGAAGTATCCTCCCCAAACATGGTGCAGGGCATACCAAGATTTCAGGTCATCTAGTTATATGGTTGACAATAATGCTTCTGAATCATTTAATTCGAGCCTGTTAGAAGCTATGAGCAAACCAATAATAAGTATGCTAGAGGATATACGAGTGTTAGTGATGAATAGGTTTAGGGAAAGAAAGAGGTCTTCTAATTCATGGAAGGGAGACTGGTCCCCTACTGCCATGAGGGTTTTTCAGGCTGCTAAGGAAGACTCTATTAGTTGTCAAGTGTTGTGGAATGGTGATAACGGTTACGAGGTTGGAGAGGGCTTAGATAAACACACTGTCCTACTAGATAGGAGGCTGTGTACATGTAGGAATTGGGGTTTATGCGGCATACCTTGCCAACATGCCATAGCAGCGTCATATCACTCTAAGATAGACCCTGAGACTATGATTTCTCATTGGTATCACAAAGAAACTTATGAAAAAAGCTATGCACACACTGTCCAACCTGTTCCCGGGCCAAAATTCTACAAGACTGATGCACATCTGCCTATTGAGCCTCCCATAATTGAGAAAAAGATTGGTAGGCCTAAAAAACACAGAGTTAGGGCAACCAATGAATCAAGGCAAAAGGCACACAAGCTGTCTAGGATTGGACAAGTTCAATTCTGTTCTATATGCAAATCAAGTGACCATAAGAAGAACCACTGCCCCAATGCATCAAGTCATGTAAGAGCAGTGTTACAAATGCATCTATTTCTCCTTTTAATATGATAACTCTATAATTTCCTCATGCGTAGGCGTTAAGCTCTCAAGCTTCTAATTCTAATGCTCCAAACAAAGGAAGGGCTGGATTGGGTGTGCATGTCAATCTTGACACTGGAAAAACAACAATTAATGTTAGTATTTGCATGTATTACTTGGTGTATTCATTTTGATGACCTGTTTTTATGTATAAATTCGAGCTTTATTTTGCAGCCTGGAATGCCATCAGAGAGAGTGGTTTCACTCGGTCATATACCAACTCAAGATAGCTCGGATCCACAAGTGAGATATCCCATTCCAAATGAAAGGGGCTGCAAGAGGAAGTACAAGGAAATAACTTTCACAAAGGCTGGAAATGAGGAAAGGATGCCAAGCAATCTTCCCTTTAAGCCACCTGGTCTCAAGTGGAAAGGCAAGAGCAATGTCACTACAACAGCTTTGATGGATGAAGCTGTGGCTAAGAGAACAAGATTTGGAAAAGCTAAATCATCACAAAGCTCTATCATTCATGATGCTTAGGGATGTGAGCTTGGTTATGAATTAGCATTATGAAGTTTGAGATTTAGTACTTTGGTTTATAACATTTTGGCTGCTGAATTTGGTTGTTTCCCTTTGGTATTATGTTTGGTGATTCGATTTTGAACATCATAGATGAACAGTTTGTCTGCCTTCTTGCATCTGAAACTTTGGTTTTGAAGGTTTATAATGAAAATGTATTGTCATTTGCTACTTTATTTCTTGTGAGAATTGGCATTTCAATTTACTATAGAGCTTTAataattcttatatataatTCAATGGCAAATACAGATTTCTACACCAAAACAGAGGAAATGCTTCACCAAAACAGAGAGTAATATTTTACAAGACAAAGAAAATTACAAAAACAAGAATCCAAGTGAATATCAACACCAAATAAGTTACCAAAGTCTTCTTCTTCCATTCATCACACTCATGCTTCTTCTTTTGCAATGCATTGTTAAATTCAGCTTGGGCAAGTTCAAAATCACAACCTCTTGCTTCAAGCTTCTTCACCATTTTTCTACATCCCTTCAATTCATTAATCACACATCTTGCTCGTTCACCCATGGGCTCGTCGTGCCACACAAAAAAACCGCAATTCTTCGACTGAAAATACAGATTTTTCATACAATTAAAACCGATGTCAAACATAtaatcttcaaaaaaaaaaagaaaatttaccTTCCAATTTGGACACCCATAAAACCTACGCCCGGGATTCTCCATTGTCCATGAAGTCATTATAGCTGATCTAAACCTCATGCCATCGATTTTGCAATTGCAAAAAAGTTCAGTACCTTTCATGGCCGACTCTGACATCCTTCCTCCAGACGAATTGCTCGACCCAGAAAAGGAATTGTAACTCATATCGCAAATATTTTGCAAGCAAGAATGAAAACTCTAATTTAACTCGAACAAAATAGCTAACGAGATGTGAAAATCGATTTCTGAAAGCTAGTGTTCGTCGATTTTGAAAATTGGGGGTGCTAAACCCTAATCTTTTGATTTTAAACGTTGTAAAACCGTTGGTGTGGGCCCCACCAAtgttaaaagaaataataaaaaaaaaattcgaacgGCGTTAAGGGCTGTTAAAAcacgggggggggggggatttgcttcgattttgccacgttgggGTAGTAAGCAGcacttaccctgactatagggtgcTAAACGAGATAGGGACGCCATCCATAGGGGGCaaattggtacttaaccctaaataatattacgtctaacatataaattatatgtaacttataacatttatataatttactatatattacatgaatgcatacaagtatgcgaatataaatatcacCAAATGAtgtaaaagtgaataaaatataatatagtatgtaagttatatatataatttaatataactgaattatttatattgatatcataacacaattataatataatattctatattatataactaagattattgttctACAATAAATCATACATCTGACGTGTAACATCTatgtatataatagcatagttataattaatattgatattatattataacttagattacatctaacttataaatctcatgtaacttataacatttatatagtatatagtatatactatataacttataaatttataaatatcatcaaatgatacaaaaacaaataaaatatagtatatagtataagtcatacaataaaataaaattgtttattttggtattatagtatagttataatatataactaaaattattattttacaatagattatacatctaacttataatagttacatcatatataatagcatagttataatattagtattatattataaataatattacgtctaacatataaattatatgtaacttataacatctatataatttactatatattacttTTTGTTTATCTgtgatatattttaattattatgtcattattatatttgttaaatattattcattatctAAACATGTTTTAAATTAATAAGTTATCAATTTTTTACTGTATTGAATTTTATCGATTTCGGTAATACCGAAtattttggtataccgttaaagtgtggtataccgtgaaagtacggtataccgaaattcggtaaggtataccgaaataaaggtacggtaaaggttttgtatattctccataccgtacttaaggtataccgaactaaggtataccgtaggtaaaggtaaggtaaaggtttgaattttctccataccggaggtaaaggtaaggtataaggtatgatcgatttaataaggtataccgtaccgtACCACCCCTATTTAtaactatattttaaagttcatgttacaTACCAAAAGTGAGTAaacttcatgtatttataactataatttaaaattcatgttaaataccaaaaaatgAATAAGAGCATCAACAATAGGGGCTCAGAAATTGGCTCGAGGCCCCCAATTCCGCACCCGCCCCCATTGCCGTTTTCGCCGGCACGCGAGCCCGCCTCTCCTCTCAGATCCGGGCTCAATTTGGAGAAGGAGAGGGCGCGTGTAATCCACCCACATTTTCAgccatttttaaatatttaaaaaataaataaataaaaaatgaaaagagtCGTTGCTTTGTAGccgtttttttttgttgttggtTTTCGGCCGTTGgccattttgttatttttttcccCCTTTCTTTCTTCTATAAATTGATTCATGTGTTAGATTTAATGTAAATTTTAATCTAACACATGAATCAATTTATAGAAGAAAGAAAGGGGGGAAATAACAATTAAGATCCAATGAAtgtaaatttttatataaaataagaataaaattaaataggaaatgaaaatattaattagagagCCAATGGGTGGATTCTCCCATTGTGGAGAGTGGGCTCTTAAATGGTGGGGACCACATTTAAGAGCCACCTTGACtctccattgtggatgctctaaagttcatgtatttatacaccaattactttttatataaataaactcAAATATTACTTAGAGATAGCCCCTTCTCCAATTCGGAGCTCGAGATTTTCTTTGAGGCTCTTCTGAAAGTCTTAATAATATTAGATGTATGTCCCTATTATATTCCCATATATATTTGCTAAAAGATTTTGCAAGAATATATAAGAAGATAATTAATGttaaaattaactaatacatGAATGTGCGCAGAGATCTATTTATACATTTTGATGCACTAAGAGCAACTCCAATGCTTGTtgcttagaggggtgtcttaggagtgggccccacctaagacacacctctctccaatgcattgtgtcttaggtgggtgcttagatccccatttccacaaaattcatatttctacacttttatttttaaaattaaaattttattaaaattaaaattctacattacaataatttaaataaaattaaaaacataattaaaatacgataataaaataaaaaataacataatttcctaatttaaataagccctcgacgcttgagcacttcttggactaggTGGTTGTGAACGGCCAATTGTGCATCCGTCATACCCGTCGTGtccttgttcaagagcttcatatccatctcctcccgtttcatctcggcttgcatttttttgacctcggcgatttcccccgttttgagagcatgctccctcatgctttcggccaccttctcgaggGCGTCGGAGAACGCCGATCCTCCTCCCGAAGACCCTTCTCCCTTCTTCGCCTTGCCATTGTCTTGCTTTGccgctttttggccttggggtctcgccgtgacactcggctccgaagaagtagtggttgctccaccatcggagcccttcgacttTTTGGCGGAGTGGACATCCCCGGCTTGCGACGTGAATCTTTGGCAGTCACGaagcactttccaagctttgacgtaggagaattgcttcttgaaattcgCCTCGAACATCGTCTGGGCTTGTTGGAAGATTTGATCGTCGCTCATACCACTCCCCCAATTGTCCTTGCAAGTGTTGTAGAAGCCCTCGAAGAATTTTGTCTCCTTTTGGACACGGGCGAAGTGGGACTTGAGATGGTCCGGCTTTCGCGGCGGCACTCCCGACGTATTGAGCGCGTTGAACTTCTCGGCGattgctccccaatattggagcaacttttGGGAGGTCCCCAAAACAGGATTGTGGGTTGCCTCCGCCCACAATATTGCCACGAGCTCGGACTCCTCGCTAGAATATGCAGCGCGGGTGCCCTTGGATTTCGGCTTCACCTCCTCCGGCTCTTCTTGAACGTTGGCGTTCGCCGCCGGCGTAGGAACATTTCCCGTAGCCAAGACATTGGAGGCTTGTGAAAAtggagcaaaccccatcattGGAAGCCTCGATCCGCCTTGTTGCTCGAGGTATTCATCGAATTCACGATCCATCTTTGGaaatgtagaagagagaattgttgttgggagagaattgtagttgaagaaattggtgaatttgaaatagtggaagagtggtatttatagaagggggaaaaaaaaaagaaattcaaaacAGCCGTTGATAAACAACGAtcgaattttataaaaaaaaataaaaaaaattaagcaaCGGTcgaatttaaattcaaaattaacgatttttgatttttttttaaattgggcgcgtCCGAAGGACGCGCCATACTCCCTCATGCCTCGCCCCGGGTCCAGCCTTCGACCTCGCCTCGCATCTGGCCGCGTCTCCAGCGCGCGGTCGTCTCCTTCGACGCGGATCGACCTCGGCTTCGACACAGGTGCTGCAGTTGCTCTAAGAACACCTCAGTCGGGCCTACTACTGAGCTCGAGCCCTACCGACAGAGTCGTCCACCCGCTGGTGCACCGCACGAGCTTAAGGCGAGCTCCAATTTTAGAGTTGGACTTGAAGGAGGAAGAATAAGGCGCGTGCTTGCAAATGAGAACGAAATTAATTACTCACTTCATCTCTTAAATATCGTTTTATGGGATGATGggacgagttttaataaaaaaaattaataaaaaaaattagttatatatttgATGAGTGAAAATAAGTTTCacaaaaagtaaaaattataaaGGTAATTGTTGATGgaattgttttcaaaaatatGTCAGGAGGGGAATCTTTTGggacgaaaaaaaaaatgtttactttagatttttttaattaaggatacatttgtttatttatacaaaaatgtAGGTAcattagtatatttttatttgtgatatatttttatttttgaatgtatgattttttttaactaaataaaaagtACTCATATTTTGCACTGTTAgctctaaattttatttttaatgcaCTAAGGTTAATTGATTTTGAATCATCGTTGACTCCATTGAATTTGTTGAAGCTTAATATGAATATGATTATTGATCAATCTAatataaacacaaaatttgaattctcattaaaaataaaaagtttgaAAATATATCGAAAAAGACACCTCTGTGCGAAGATTTTCTCATCTCATCTTCATCAGTTTCTCTGCTTCTTCGCAATCCTCCGATGGAACGTCCACCTCATGTTCTTGTGTGCCTTTTCTGCCACGCTGACACGTGTCATTGTACTAATGTCCAAATTATGGACCCCGCACCTCCACTCCACTTCATTCATGCACGACTGCCCCAAACTTTATTTCCAAAAACACCCTTCCAGCATTCATTCATATAACAAAATACTTATGTTCAAAACTTACTATTTTCAGCAAAGATTATAAACCCCCAATTACTATGATCATCTCTAATAGACACGTAAAATAGCGTTAAGCATTACTCACTCTTCTTCTCTCTAAATATGCGTAGTTGATAGTtgtacgaattttaataaaaaattactccatTCATTCTTCAAATAATTTCTTATCCATTTTAAGACATTACctcaatattaataatattttatttattcttacttttcaacttttcattattttcaatataaattaattataacatctcTTTACtattttcaatactaattatgaCAATTTTTCTTCATTACTAATACATTtaacaattttttcttaaaactcgtactGTCCCTTactagaaagttatttgggaAACGAAtggaatatttaaaatattgatagtgaaaaaaaaatcttatattGAGAATATCGTTAAatagattatgagtaaataaCGTAAATTAcaagaataaaattataaaaattatgtgTGGATAATATTCAAAAATAGAGTGTGCATAAATTTGGAAAATgtatcaaaaataaaagatatgcataaatatgagggacagaggaagtattattttgTCTCCCCACATTCtaatattgttttctttttgctCTAAAATAGAGATTGTTATAATATTGCGTTAAATC
It contains:
- the LOC130993960 gene encoding uncharacterized protein LOC130993960, producing the protein MENVEDEIEGSFKLGQTFSSAKEAREAVHLYGIQNGYKLRFVKNEKTRLRVVCVNTKSCPFLFYCSKIGNDGGVAVKTLILEHNCYKQREVPSLTQAFLANHFKNRVYKDPKYTAKQIQEDVKIQFKLHVSLFKCKRARKTILTELNGNIINEFKTLEAYIQILKDTNPGSNVELQLSKEGEEKGLRVFRRLFVMLDACKRNWLGGCRPIICLDGCHLKSMAGGVLLTAVGKDANDGIMPLAWAVVSKENKVNWTWFMKLMKRELDLGEGDRVTIISDMQKGLINAVETILPRAEHRWCARHIYANWSKKWRGPELKKRFWICAWSSYEEEFKENLVKVGDIKQKAAEELVKYPPQTWCRAYQDFRSSSYMVDNNASESFNSSLLEAMSKPIISMLEDIRVLVMNRFRERKRSSNSWKGDWSPTAMRVFQAAKEDSISCQVLWNGDNGYEVGEGLDKHTVLLDRRLCTCRNWGLCGIPCQHAIAASYHSKIDPETMISHWYHKETYEKSYAHTVQPVPGPKFYKTDAHLPIEPPIIEKKIGRPKKHRVRATNESRQKAHKLSRIGQVQFCSICKSSDHKKNHCPNASSHALSSQASNSNAPNKGRAGLGVHVNLDTGKTTINPGMPSERVVSLGHIPTQDSSDPQVRYPIPNERGCKRKYKEITFTKAGNEERMPSNLPFKPPGLKWKGKSNVTTTALMDEAVAKRTRFGKAKSSQSSIIHDA